The genomic DNA CCACTTGGTCAGCAGGGTTAGCAGAGGGATGTTCAGCGTTTGAGACTTCAGAGCCACCTACACCTGCAGTGCTGGCGTTGCAGGGGTTAAACTCAGCTTTAAGCTTCATGCGCTCATACTCCCTAATCCTGGCCAGAGCTTTGTCTAAATGAATCACCGTGTTGCCTATCAGAGCAGCAAAGAAAGGAGAGCACGGGGTGAAAGGGAGACAGAAATGGGatccaaaatgttcaaaatcaaTGAAGCACGAAAGAGAGGGCTGTAATGAATATTAATGCATCTGTAACCAGGTTTACACTACAGGATCAAGTAAGCCAGCATCACTCCTAATTTACTGGATGTCACTAAAGTTCCCAAACTCAGAgtccattttcatttcttctgaAAGTTATTTAGGCCATGTGATATTGATCCTGAGGCATAAAGTGGTTGTTTTACCAAAACAAGCCCTCAGAGGCACTGCTGGAGAAAGTGGGAAGGGTTACCTCATTCTGATATAGTTATAGGCTATAAGCAAAGCATTTCAGCTGAGCACCAGGGTGTGGAAAGAAGTTTCATATAAGTTACAGTTTTACAAGCTTCAGCCCCTTCTATTCCAAAATCAGATAGCTTATACATGCGTATCTATACCCAGGTCATCGTTAGCAAATGGTTCCAGGTTGGAGGAGGTTGACATGGGGCTGTCATTGTCCACAAATTCTGCATCATCCCTCTTCTtcactgtgtcctgtgtgagCCTCAAGTTTTTCTCAACCACTTCCTGAAAAAAAACGTTAAGATTCCGTTAGGCGGCACCCATGGCATATATCTGATgtgaactgaaaatgttttaccaCAAACTGTTTGATTATAGAAAATGGATGATCCATCACAGatacagttttaaaaacagcaaacactcTTGCCATTCTGCTAACATGGCAAATCAGACatttcatccatcattcattgAACAAAGGCATTATTTGGACAGACAAAAGGCTTGGCGCCCAATTAGGATAACTCTGGGGACCTTGGCCCAGAACAAAGAACACATGTCTGATCTGGCAAAAGAGACGTAGGGAGATGAGGGCTATTTTTTATAGACAGACTTCTGAAGTCTTGCtgtcaaatcaaattcaaaGACAACGAAGAaggggacgggggggggggacttaAAAATCAGAGAATAAAGAGAGACTTGGAGGAATGAAAGGAGACAAGGCTGAGAGAGGAACTAATGAAAGATGTATTGAAATGTAGAAGAGGAAGCGAGTAAACGCCATAAAGAGAGTAGGAACAGGATGACAATAAGAAATCGGTGAAAGACTTCAAGGCTGGTAGAGCCGTGTGAGAATGCCATGCTGGGAAGCAATAATGTGTCTCTTACTGCATCACTGGTAGCCAGACTCTCACTGGGTGTGAGCTCAGACTGAGAGCCGGCGGCCCACACCACAGGACCAAGAGGGGGCAACTGGTCCTCAGCTGCACTCTTCTCTGCCAGGTGCCTGGTCACCAAGTCCTGGCAGAAACACATTGAGAGACTATTGTAAAACATGTTAAGTTCTCAGGGGGATATTGCTTTTATATCAAAGGCCAGGCTCAGATAACCACAGTTTTGAATTCTGACTagacttctctctctcacacacacacacacacacacacgcattagGGCTCTCTACTGTTCACCCACCACCACTCAAATTCAAGGAAGCTTTACAAGcatgaatgttaaatgttaGATTATTGCTATGTTAAATGGTATATTGAATTATTACATTGTAAGTAAGCAAAATGATTAATCACAAGATAACAAATATAGTGTACTGTATTTAGACTAAACAATTCAATAGAACATATACGTATTCATATAGATAatcatatatacacactgacacaacatAACTGAATAAAGTAGaataggagaggaggagactTCCTCACTCCTATACTCATGATTTCTCCAGCTCTTCCTATGTCTTCTTTATCTGTATGGTTCAAGATATGTTACCCTCAGCAGTTCAATGCCACATCTCCACCAGCCTCATGACTGCCAATTCAAAAGCCCATTTTTCCTCCTCCTAATTGTCTCCCCTAAAGGTCTGGCCTGCCCACAAAGCAGAGACATTCTGTCCAATATCAAGCTTTAAAATGATTGAGACAGGCCTAATTATGTCTGGAAATAGTTTGAGAGATCTAAATCTTATCTGTGGCTAGTCACATGGCCAGATATCCTGTGCCAAACAACCTTTCTGACCTAGAAGCCAGACAAGAACTCACCCCATATTCAGCCTGAATATCTTCTAATCTAAGCCcaacaaaaagcaaatgtcCAAGCAAGattcaaacagcagctgagtattcaaacagaaaagcagagagcagTTACGTCCGTCTGTATTTACCTGTAGGGAATACAGTGCCCTCTGCCGAAGGTAGTCCGTgttgagcagctgcagctcatgGAAGAGCTCAATGAGAAAGTGGGGACGGGACTCATTCTGGGAAATCAAAGTAGCCACCTCAGAGTAGATGGTCTCCCTCAGTGCCTCAAACAGTGAGAAGTCGCTGCTTGCATCTACAGGTTCGAGATTTGACAGCATGAGATTTAGGTGGACACTTGCATAATttcatcaaaaaacaaaaaacattagtCTGCCCTTAAACTTAGAAGCTTTGGTTTAGGTTAAGACGAAAATAGGACATGCATGGGATGTTTGGGTGACATAAGAACCAAGTGATGCATAGATTCGTGAGTTTACCTGGTGCTTCTGTGCATGCAATTCTGTTAGAGAGGAAGGGTGTTCTCCAAGCATAGGCTGTGAGTAAGATAAAttaaagtaacaaagtaaattaactgaaaattaaaataaaacatgtagtCTTAAATGTGCAGAGAAATGTGAATTGAAATTATATCAAAAAGGACAAGATGTTATAATTataagaaacaaatacaaaatgacaTTAACGCAGATATTAAATGTAtatggacaaaaacaaaaaacagacacaagaggggtgaggggggtgCGTAACTTTCATGACAAGTAGCTTGACCCATACCAGAGGAGAGGTCATTTCGTTTGTTCCCAAGCTTAGTTTTGCTGTCAAGTTTCTCTTGAGTCAGCTTGTCCAACAGACTCTTATTTTGATCCTTCTGACGAGACAGGGGTGCCCTCTCCTGGGCAAAGTCTGCAGTACTGCTAACACTGTCACTCTCATGGCctgagggaaacacacacacaaaagcactaATGAGATTTTCCTCATTAAGTCTGTGCTAATTTAGTTGCAGCATATAAACACAGGAGGAAATTCAACTCCATTTAGATACCTTCGCTGCTCTTGTTGTGCCCTTTGCTCCTCCTGCGACGACTCTTAGAATTGGGCGTCTTGCTTCGTGAGGCCAGGTTGGCCTGTGCAGAGGCCTTGCGCCCGGCCTTAAAGGTCTTTGTGATGGTGGTGGGATCGACTGGATCAGGCATGCTGCTGAAGCTTTCCTGTGACGCCCTGTCAAATCCTTGAGGTCGGGAATGACGGTTGGCGAaagtgggggaggaggagggcgacTCTTGGGGCTCCATTTTAGATTGGTGATGCTGGACAGTGTTGTTTGTGTAGGAGGTTTTAAGCCAGCCTGTCGGTCTAAAGGGGTCATGTGGAAAATAAATGCACGAACAATAATATTTGCATGTATACAGATATATACATGTAATTGAAGTAAATGATTAACATACCCTCTCTCTGTAGTGGTGTTAAGAGGAGAGCgctgcagtggaggagggaagcTCATATACTCTGTTTTAATTGAGGTGTTGGGGTCTAACTGCTGCTTCTGGTGGTCAGGAGTTGCCTGACCTGCTGCCCCCTGAGGGAACTCACCCATGGGAGCAGGGAAGAGTGGATATAAGTTAAAGCCtgcagagtgaaagaaagaaaaaaaaatgtttcattagCCCAAGTGTGAGTGTTAATGGtccaaataaatcaattaaatcatGATCAGGACTTTTGGCCTTTCGTTCCTACATATCCGAGTCACTTCAAACTCAAATGCACAAGTTGAAAAAGAGTATTCCTAACAAGAACAGCAACAACATTGTTCAAACAGTAAACATGAACTacacaaagataaaaatatattccaAATTACCTATAGAAGGTCATACTTGTATTGATACTAAACATACCATTTAGTATGGTGATGGGGATAGAACATAACCATCTTAAACTGgtcttaaaaaaatatatttaaaaaaatcactgtaaaCCTTTACTCTTTTCAGCCTCACTTTGATATTTTCACTTTCTATTGCCTCTAAGGCATAACAGTGAAGAGATGTTTTGTGTGAGAATTAAGCTtaagagcaaataaaacatgcatGTCATACTGGGAGGGAATGGGGATAAGGCAGCAGTTGGCATGTTGTTGACTGAAGGATGCAGGGTAGAGGAGAAGGGGGGAAAGACACCAGCAGAAGCTGAGGGACCGGAGCTGGATTCCTGGGATGCgccatgtttctgtgtctgccaACCTGCTGTTGAAGAGGcctgctgaagctgctgttgctgctggcgAAGGAGGTCGTTCAGGACCTGCTTTAGTCTGACGGAAAAGTATGAAAGAATAtacaatgtttgaaaaaaaaaaatagaactacataatataaataaagtaGCGTACTATTGTATACTGTTGTTTTCACCTTTGTACATTGTTTTGCTGCCAAGCCAGCTGGGTGTAACACTGGTTGAGCTGGTGCATGACCAGGTGGACCTGTGGTGAAGACAGGTTGTTGGGTACCACACTGTACTGACCTGTCAGCAGGGTTTGCAACATATAAGAGAGTGTCTACGAAaggaagtgagagaggagaagaaagtaGATGATGTTTTCGTTGACAGTCGTTTCATTATGTTTAAAATGACAACGTACAAAtgcacctaaaaaaaaaaaaaaaagggtggaaGGCTAAGAGTAGTGAACAGCGACTGCATTGACAAGTCCACCATGAAATTCAAATTAAGTCTACGAATACAGTGCAAGCTTGTGTCAATTAGCAAGGTTGGTGTCGGTGtctgtgcatgtatttgttCAGTGCACCAACCTGCTGGTCCTGCAGAAGGGTCTGACACATGCTGGTACTGAAGTCCAGCTGTCTCTGCAGCTGGCTGACCTGTTCCTGCCAGTGACATGAGCCCTCAGCAAAGGACAGTTCAGAGGCCCAGCGCAGGTTCTCTTGTCGCCGTGTACCCCCATGCTGATTAACAGACTGGTTTAAACTtctggactgctgctgctgctgctgctgctgcttggccTTGCTTTTGTTATGAAGAGATGAAATCCCAATAGCTTCACTGGAGAAGGCTGGTGGAGGCTTCAAGTTgctaaagacacaaaaaaaactggcaAGTTATTTTGAAACACGGATTACAGATATCAGTACAATACAATTCCTTCTGCCTCCACTTTGTCCGACCTTCCTTGATTCTTCCTGTTACTGTAGGGGCACTGGTTCCTGCTGGATGAGTAGATGTGGATGTCATCatcagagctgctctctgcacaTTCTTcttgctcctcctcttcttctgcaccAATCTCTGAGCGATATTCATCCtcatcgtcgtcatcgtcatcatcatcatcgagGTGGCAGGGAGTGGAGCCCCAGGTGGCCATTGTCCTAATGATACATTGGCAAAATGCTATAAAATGTTGTTGTCTATGGAACAACCTTTAGTTTTAATCCCTTCCCCaactaaaaaaacagaaatgacacCAAGTAGGAGGTGATCTGCCATCCAATCACAACAGCTCTCACAACATGCTTAAGCACATGTTGCACAATGAGGCCGCTGTGTGGGTTTTGCAGTTCACCTGTAATTTAATCTTcaattttacttaaaaaaatacaaaataactaaaaaaggTGACTTCTAGCTTGGCCCCTGGTGAGACGGGCCCCTAGCACAGTGTGCCTCCTTACCTTTCATCCCTACTGACAGGCTGTGAGGGTGTAGCAAGGCCTTCTTGGTCGTCAATCCGCCGGGGAGAGTCACTGAGACCACTGCGCCTCTGGTGTTCAGCCATCAAGGACTCTAGGTGCTTCCTTCGCTGCCGCAGTTCTTCCCGCAAGATCTGGTGGCGGCGCATCTCTGACCAAAGCTGCTGACAATGCAagaacagagggaaacagctgaCTGTAATCTGTACTgttggttttcattttgaaatctgACTAGTGGTACCTAAGGGGCATTGTGTGTCCAAGTCCGTTACCTCATTGTCAGTGACCGAAGATGTAGCTGCTTCTGGAGCAGTGGGTTTGAGCACAGCTGAGTTGGTTTTGGGTCCAGAGGAAGATGAGGCCTGGACAGTGGCCGGTGTGGAGACTGCAACAGGAACCTTCCTCAGCAAGCCCTGCTGACTCACTGTGCTGGACAGAGATGACTAGAAAggatacaaaaacaaattaaatacaaatgaatacatTAATATGTAACCCAAAAAGCAGATTTATATCAAGTTgacagtttattaggtacacctagcacaaactaatgcagtctaatacagcTGCCATGAAATAAAGTCTATCTTCAGGAAGAGTATGATTAACTTTAATGGTGGAGGCTGCGGTTTCGAGAGTTCTTTACTGAGGAATGTTTCTATTATTAAGTCGACCACTCTTGATTAAAATGGGAtggacaaaacattaaaaactgttttgatacagttttgaaaatatcttttaaaaattCTACATACTAATTCGGCTTCTTATCAAACTGTACTTCAGATTATTGGCATATTTCCTGGaagcccgtgtgtgtgtgtgtataaaatacCTGAAGGTCAGGGCAAGCCCACTGCAGGTCCTGGATCTTGCCTTGGATTTCAATGAGCCTCTGGCGTTCTTCATGGAGCTGCTTCAGCTCGTGCTTCTGCTGACGCAGCTTCTCCTCATACAGCTTCTCCCTGTGTCCAGAATAGTTTTGATGCAAGCCAGCCATCAGACATTTTATACAAAGACTGTCAATCTTTTCAAAGATTTTTATAAACTGTACCTGGCCTTGCTGGAGAGAGTGAGTTCTCTGGGATTCTGTTTGGATCCGGTCCCAAATGACCCCACCACAGTAGCTCTGGTATTATTTGGCTGTTGGTGTAAAACTTCATCCTCATTAGCTGTTGTGCCATCTGTGTCATCACTctggaaacagacagaaacacacactttacacagtTGTTCAGTGTAAGATTGGGTCAGTGTTTCTTAACTAGAACAAGCGTTATACTTAATGCAAAGAGACACTTCAgctgttaaaagaaaaacctaAATCTAAAAAACACTTTGCTGCTTTTAAAGACCAGCTGTTGCACATTTTCCTTGCAGTTAAAGgcttattatttgttttgttttatttccacaaaTAAGTGGCCAACCCAGATGCAACATTTAATGAAACAATATTTAACCCAACAtctgtactaatactactaataaaagtCAAATCCCTTTGAGCTTTCCTTTCATTCTGCCAATCAAGAAGTGACACCTACATCCCCACTGTAGTATGTTATTCTGCCTCACCTGAACCATGGCCACCAGCTCCTGCAGCTGCCGAAGCTTCTGCTTCGCTGTCTGCCGATGAACCTTCTGGGCAAAACCTCCGTCATTCCCCAGACTGCTTCTTCGACTAGACCCCGATGCTTCACTGTCTGGAGCCACAGCCTGTGCCCCTTCATCATTATCGAGACCGTCTTCATCCTCATCGTCATCCTTCACCTGATTATAGGGGGTGTCTCTATTGTACTGGCACTCTACATGAGAGTTATAGAAATATGTTTAGTTATGTACAGTTAAtctgtaaaataatgtaatttcaAAAATGGTCTGTTGCCCTGTTAAAACTGTTTAAACAAAACCGTTCATTATAAGCTCCACAGCACTCCTTCTTAAAAGCCACATTATGGGACTAATGCATGGAATTCTGATGTTTTCAAACAATTAAGATAAATGATGCCAAGTTTGAGAGCCATACTAATCagtaatgatgataaaaacaatGCACCATTCAACAGTATTCAACCcaataaccctaacccttccaATGGCACTACATCCAGTTACATTTATATCATCAAATCTTAATGCCACCCATTTGCCTGtacatgaaataatgaaatgataTACAATGAAAAcccaaaaagaggaaaactatCAGTTGATATGTGCAAGTGTATGCTTGAGTGTACCTATGGCTGAGGGGATGTTGAGGCTTCGGAGATTGGCTGCTGACCGGTTGTTGATCTCGCACTCAGTATTCAGTCTGCCATCGCGGTTGTTAGTGGCACTACTCCTGACACTGCGCCCGTTGGTCAGGCTGTTCAAGTCTGTCCAGTTCCCGCTGCGCTGTGGGTTTCTGAAGAGATGAATAGCAGTGGCTGTTATGGATACATCACAATGCCAGTAGTCGAATAACACACCGTGGCCTGATGCTAAACACGATCATACTGTAACTTGagcccaacaacaacaacccccCTCCTATTGGCAGAGTTTCAGTATAATTTAGCACTTTAACACAagcttttaattttcttttgatcAATTAACTGATTGACAGGTCATTGCAGCTTTAGTATAATTAAAGTCCAATCAGATCTTTGcttattcagaaaaaaaactgcaatgtCACGTATAGAACTATCCATCTATTTagacaaacacacctgatgtTAGTTACAGGCTGGCGGTTCTCCTGCTCAGAATCAAACATGGCCTCAAATATAGAACCGTCCTCTGACTCGtggtcctcttcctcctcttcctcatcgtCATCATCTTTCACATTCTCGTTGACCGCATCCACCATCATATCAGAAGTTTGCTCGTAGTACTGCACCAATTCCCGCAGCTCATTCAAGCGCTTGTGGACCTCCTTTAGCTTCCTGTGGGGAGTACAAGAGAACAAGAATTATGTGACAGAAATGCAAATCTATACCatgtttaataattaaaaaggtTATGTGACACGCCAGGACAATGTCTTCACAATTCCCCCATCTACTGATGTTCAAAGTAAAATGGAACCTACAGAAAAGCAACCTTATAAAAAGTGGAGGCTGGGTGTCTTGTTCAATACCATTAATACCATGAAAATAAAAGGTCATGTAGTAGATTTTGTGGCTGTGTGCTTTCACTGAACTATCCCCACTTTATACAAACACCCTTCCGCTGATATCTGACCTGCCTTTTCAACCGCTTGAAGCTGCACGTGTTTCTGTGAGTACCTGAGCTTGTCTGTGGAATTGGAGCTTTCCTGATGTTGTGTGAGTGGAGGATGAAAGGAAGGAGAAGCTGAGGCCCCATtagagcagagagcagatggACAATCTGAAGATCCTCCCATGCTCAGACTGCACTGTGTTGACAAGCCACGACCTGCAACGAACCACACGCAGTTCAGTAACACTTAAAAGGGATAAAAGCCACAGAACTGCAAGACAATGACTTGGAAATACTCTTACATGAGTTGTTATTGAGTGTTTGGTCTCTGAGTGAATGCAGCTCCTGTAGGATCTTGTCCATGGTTTGCTTTTTGTCTTGAAGTTCTTGGAGCTTGGTGAGTTTGGCGCTGGCAGCTGTTGCTCCCATGTCTAGGCCAGTGTGGGGACCAGAGGCAGAGTGGAGAAGAGGCCTGTGCTTAGGTGGACCAACAGCCTGGGGAGCCCTTGACCAGCACACCTCTCTTGAGAGGGAAAGGCTCTCTGCCTGACGACGGTTGTCTGGCACTGCTTTAGTCTACAGGGCATAAATAATGAACAACTTGAACCATAAATGTGTTATTAAACTGTTAAAGCACATTTcttgataaaataaaagatttcaAAAAAGTTGTCATGGCTCGTCAAAAGAGAGTTAGACTAGGGGTAGACATGCCAGCATTATTGATTATACTCCCTTCATCGAattgttcaaaataaaactcttcaCATACTGACAGACTTTGTGTCATAATTCTATAAAGGTTGTCATTATTAAAAATTACTAAAAAACGTATGACTCAGAGGTCG from Pempheris klunzingeri isolate RE-2024b chromosome 3, fPemKlu1.hap1, whole genome shotgun sequence includes the following:
- the pcm1 gene encoding pericentriolar material 1 protein isoform X5; amino-acid sequence: MATGGTPFHDSAEELHNWTVTNGSLEDRLNNMDWGVQQKKANRSSEKNKKKLSAAVVESRLTNDISPESTPGAGRRRARTPHSFPHIKYTTQMSVPDQAELDKLRQRINFTDLDERSIGSDSQGRVTAANNQRQLAGENKKPYNFLPLHVNTNKSKELLPPSSSAPATPAITKETKKQSPGLRDTLTPLVPTKDTPRLSRGGTERGPLVHREYGRGEQRIDSSQVVSKLVQIREYISKASSMRDDLVEKNDVPANVERLSHLIDHLKEQEKSYLRFLQKMLTRENEEDDVGTLDSAVGSGSLAESTSLNIEVRSSDASNATGGRPEIVRADQKEELENLRKQHELLKKMLEQQEQLRALQGRQEALMAMQDSAEQALAVIEDTVVTETTGSVSGLSITSELNDELNDLIQRFHNQLHDSQTKAVPDNRRQAESLSLSREVCWSRAPQAVGPPKHRPLLHSASGPHTGLDMGATAASAKLTKLQELQDKKQTMDKILQELHSLRDQTLNNNSCRGLSTQCSLSMGGSSDCPSALCSNGASASPSFHPPLTQHQESSNSTDKLRKLKEVHKRLNELRELVQYYEQTSDMMVDAVNENVKDDDDEEEEEEDHESEDGSIFEAMFDSEQENRQPVTNIRNPQRSGNWTDLNSLTNGRSVRSSATNNRDGRLNTECEINNRSAANLRSLNIPSAIECQYNRDTPYNQVKDDDEDEDGLDNDEGAQAVAPDSEASGSSRRSSLGNDGGFAQKVHRQTAKQKLRQLQELVAMVQSDDTDGTTANEDEVLHQQPNNTRATVVGSFGTGSKQNPRELTLSSKAREKLYEEKLRQQKHELKQLHEERQRLIEIQGKIQDLQWACPDLQSSLSSTVSQQGLLRKVPVAVSTPATVQASSSSGPKTNSAVLKPTAPEAATSSVTDNEQLWSEMRRHQILREELRQRRKHLESLMAEHQRRSGLSDSPRRIDDQEGLATPSQPVSRDERTMATWGSTPCHLDDDDDDDDDEDEYRSEIGAEEEEEQEECAESSSDDDIHIYSSSRNQCPYSNRKNQGSNLKPPPAFSSEAIGISSLHNKSKAKQQQQQQQQSRSLNQSVNQHGGTRRQENLRWASELSFAEGSCHWQEQVSQLQRQLDFSTSMCQTLLQDQQVHLVMHQLNQCYTQLAWQQNNVQRLKQVLNDLLRQQQQQLQQASSTAGWQTQKHGASQESSSGPSASAGVFPPFSSTLHPSVNNMPTAALSPFPPSFNLYPLFPAPMGEFPQGAAGQATPDHQKQQLDPNTSIKTEYMSFPPPLQRSPLNTTTERGPTGWLKTSYTNNTVQHHQSKMEPQESPSSSPTFANRHSRPQGFDRASQESFSSMPDPVDPTTITKTFKAGRKASAQANLASRSKTPNSKSRRRRSKGHNKSSEGHESDSVSSTADFAQERAPLSRQKDQNKSLLDKLTQEKLDSKTKLGNKRNDLSSAYAWRTPFLSNRIACTEAPDASSDFSLFEALRETIYSEVATLISQNESRPHFLIELFHELQLLNTDYLRQRALYSLQDLVTRHLAEKSAAEDQLPPLGPVVWAAGSQSELTPSESLATSDAEVVEKNLRLTQDTVKKRDDAEFVDNDSPMSTSSNLEPFANDDLGNTVIHLDKALARIREYERMKLKAEFNPCNASTAGVGGSEVSNAEHPSANPADQVEAEGAAGDVRCPQIDTQQLDRQIKAIMTEVIPFLKENMDEVCSLQLLTSVRRMVLTLTQQNDESKEFVRFFHKQLGGILQDSLSKFMGRTLKDCGEDLLVEISEILFNELAFFRLMQDLDNSSSSSTLAAKHKNKKRAEQPNKAKSSLKENAIACGDKSVSPIYTDEDKDQDEAEQEGDSPLQELYLQTETKNSRSSEASEVEEEEEDEVGRQGIPLSISLSKAETQALTNYGSGEDENEEEEMEEFEAGPVDVQTSLQASADRQVEQEETTGSETQETKPIVRSSENDDEINNPVGTVVSTVEDRDMAECQSPEEETKAGAAAHSEGGSAVCDSQDVPKESATTSSPDSDSPVMINVDEMGSGNTSQKSDEEDFVKVDDLPLQLTVMCEEELQKRIVEEQQNNNLSVEILNGNTESLTGLVGNAHALKEPDNVGAQSV
- the pcm1 gene encoding pericentriolar material 1 protein isoform X3; this encodes MATGGTPFHDSAEELHNWTVTNGSLEDRLNNMDWGVQQKKANRSSEKNKKKLSAAVVESRLTNDISPESTPGAGRRRARTPHSFPHIKYTTQMSVPDQAELDKLRQRINFTDLDERSIGSDSQGRVTAANNQRQLAGENKKPYNFLPLHVNTNKSKELLPPSSSAPATPAITKETKKQSPGLRDTLTPLVPTKDTPRLSRGGTERGPLVHREYGRGEQRIDSSQVVSKLVQIREYISKASSMRDDLVEKNDVPANVERLSHLIDHLKEQEKSYLRFLQKMLTRENEEDDVGTLDSAVGSGSLAESTSLNIEVRSSDASNATGGRPEIVRADQKEELENLRKQHELLKKMLEQQEQLRALQGRQEALMAMQDSAEQALAVIEDTVVTETTGSVSGLSITSELNDELNDLIQRFHNQLHDSQTKAVPDNRRQAESLSLSREVCWSRAPQAVGPPKHRPLLHSASGPHTGLDMGATAASAKLTKLQELQDKKQTMDKILQELHSLRDQTLNNNSCRGLSTQCSLSMGGSSDCPSALCSNGASASPSFHPPLTQHQESSNSTDKLRKLKEVHKRLNELRELVQYYEQTSDMMVDAVNENVKDDDDEEEEEEDHESEDGSIFEAMFDSEQENRQPVTNIRNPQRSGNWTDLNSLTNGRSVRSSATNNRDGRLNTECEINNRSAANLRSLNIPSAIECQYNRDTPYNQVKDDDEDEDGLDNDEGAQAVAPDSEASGSSRRSSLGNDGGFAQKVHRQTAKQKLRQLQELVAMVQSDDTDGTTANEDEVLHQQPNNTRATVVGSFGTGSKQNPRELTLSSKAREKLYEEKLRQQKHELKQLHEERQRLIEIQGKIQDLQWACPDLQSSLSSTVSQQGLLRKVPVAVSTPATVQASSSSGPKTNSAVLKPTAPEAATSSVTDNELWSEMRRHQILREELRQRRKHLESLMAEHQRRSGLSDSPRRIDDQEGLATPSQPVSRDERTMATWGSTPCHLDDDDDDDDDEDEYRSEIGAEEEEEQEECAESSSDDDIHIYSSSRNQCPYSNRKNQGSNLKPPPAFSSEAIGISSLHNKSKAKQQQQQQQQSRSLNQSVNQHGGTRRQENLRWASELSFAEGSCHWQEQVSQLQRQLDFSTSMCQTLLQDQQTLSYMLQTLLTGQYSVVPNNLSSPQVHLVMHQLNQCYTQLAWQQNNVQRLKQVLNDLLRQQQQQLQQASSTAGWQTQKHGASQESSSGPSASAGVFPPFSSTLHPSVNNMPTAALSPFPPSFNLYPLFPAPMGEFPQGAAGQATPDHQKQQLDPNTSIKTEYMSFPPPLQRSPLNTTTERGPTGWLKTSYTNNTVQHHQSKMEPQESPSSSPTFANRHSRPQGFDRASQESFSSMPDPVDPTTITKTFKAGRKASAQANLASRSKTPNSKSRRRRSKGHNKSSEGHESDSVSSTADFAQERAPLSRQKDQNKSLLDKLTQEKLDSKTKLGNKRNDLSSAYAWRTPFLSNRIACTEAPDASSDFSLFEALRETIYSEVATLISQNESRPHFLIELFHELQLLNTDYLRQRALYSLQDLVTRHLAEKSAAEDQLPPLGPVVWAAGSQSELTPSESLATSDAEVVEKNLRLTQDTVKKRDDAEFVDNDSPMSTSSNLEPFANDDLGNTVIHLDKALARIREYERMKLKAEFNPCNASTAGVGGSEVSNAEHPSANPADQVEAEGAAGDVRCPQIDTQQLDRQIKAIMTEVIPFLKENMDEVCSLQLLTSVRRMVLTLTQQNDESKEFVRFFHKQLGGILQDSLSKFMGRTLKDCGEDLLVEISEILFNELAFFRLMQDLDNSSSSSTLAAKHKNKKRAEQPNKAKSSLKENAIACGDKSVSPIYTDEDKDQDEAEQEGDSPLQELYLQTETKNSRSSEASEVEEEEEDEVGRQGIPLSISLSKAETQALTNYGSGEDENEEEEMEEFEAGPVDVQTSLQASADRQVEQEETTGSETQETKPIVRSSENDDEINNPVGTVVSTVEDRDMAECQSPEEETKAGAAAHSEGGSAVCDSQDVPKESATTSSPDSDSPVMINVDEMGSGNTSQKSDEEDFVKVDDLPLQLTVMCEEELQKRIVEEQQNNNLSVEILNGNTESLTGLVGNAHALKEPDNVGAQSV